Proteins encoded within one genomic window of Hevea brasiliensis isolate MT/VB/25A 57/8 chromosome 8, ASM3005281v1, whole genome shotgun sequence:
- the LOC110645378 gene encoding flavonol sulfotransferase-like, protein MEMEPSSIFFMKSDVSIPGPNQSPRNHTKYKEIIATLPRKENVLGAQRDSYIHEYQGFWCTPTLLEGIMSVQEHFTAQPTDIIICTHPKSGTTWLKALCFAILTRARFNDSSTNPLFTKSPHDIVPWLEMFYCFGGTRDPELPLWATHIPYTSLPESIAESKCQIIYLCRDPKDLFISYWHFIGKLRGEAIPLELAYQKFCEGINLYGPCWEHALGYWKASLEFPERMLFIKYEDLMNDTFLYVKRIAEFMGCPFSAEEERQGFVKKVVDMCSFETLRNLEVNKGKVLNSGTGPFKVENNAFFRKGKVGDWKKYLTAEMGAQLDQITEQKLIGSGLSSRAP, encoded by the coding sequence ATGGAAATGGAaccatcttcaattttcttcatgaagagtGATGTTTCTATTCCAGGACCCAACCAGTCTCCAAGAAACCATACAAAATATAAGGAGATCATTGCAACCCTTCCTCGCAAAGAAAATGTCCTTGGAGCACAGCGCGATTCATACATCCATGAATACCAAGGTTTTTGGTGCACTCCAACTTTGCTAGAAGGCATCATGTCAGTGCAGGAACACTTCACAGCTCAACCTACTGATATTATCATTTGCACCCATCCAAAAAGCGGCACTACTTGGCTTAAAGCCCTGTGTTTTGCCATTCTGACAAGGGCACGATTCAACGATTCCTCCACAAATCCATTATTTACTAAGTCGCCACATGATATTGTGCCTTGGCTTGAAATGTTTTATTGTTTCGGCGGTACTAGAGACCCTGAACTTCCACTTTGGGCCACACACATTCCCTACACTTCCTTGCCCGAGTCCATTGCAGAGTCCAAGTGTCAAATTATTTACCTCTGCAGGGATCCCAAGGATTTGTTTATTTCATATTGGCACTTTATTGGCAAGTTACGTGGGGAGGCCATTCCACTGGAGTTGGCATATCAGAAATTTTGCGAAGGAATAAATCTTTACGGACCTTGTTGGGAACATGCTTTAGGGTACTGGAAAGCAAGCCTTGAATTTCCAGAGAGAATGCTATTTATCAAATATGAAGATCTAATGAATGACACCTTCCTCTATGTCAAGAGAATAGCTGAATTCATGGGTTGCCCTTTCTCCGCAGAAGAAGAGAGGCAAGGATTTGTGAAGAAAGTTGTCGACATGTGCAGCTTTGAGACTCTCCGCAATTTAGAGGTGAATAAGGGTAAAGTGTTGAACTCTGGAACAGGACCTTTCAAAGTTGAAAACAATGCATTTTTTAGGAAAGGTAAAGTTGGTGACTGGAAGAAATATTTGACAGCTGAA